TGGCAGGTTGGTAGAGTCGGGGAGCGGACATGCCCGTCGAGCGCCGTGTGGCTCCGATGGGTATCGCAGGCTCCGCCCATCCTGCGGTGAGCGCCGTAGGATGGGGGGAACGGAGCGATGCCCATCGATGATCGCGCATCCATGCCGATGGGACGACCAGCTTCGATTGCCGTATTCGGTCCCTTCGTACCAGCGGATTCTGCCCGCAATCGGCCGGGCATCGTGCGGCTTGCCGAAGGTGGGTGTCAGGTCGCCAGTAAGGGCGGCATCGGGCAATCCAGGATATCCGCCACCGCTCGCATCAGTTCCGCTTCGCCGCTGCTGATGCGCCCGTCGTGCTCGACGCAGCGGGCCAGGGCCTTGAGCAGCTGAGGCTTCTGTAGCGGGCGAAGTTGCTCCAGGCGTTTGAGTGCCGCTTCCAGGTCGCGCAGATTGCCTGCCGCCGGTAGTGCACGGGGCGAGAAGGGCAGGCCGTTCCAGGCATCGGCGAAGGCTTGTTCGGTCTCCGGGTGGCCGGCTTCTCCCATGCGGGCGAGGAAGGCCAGCAGGGTGGCGGATTCGTCGGCGAGATCGGCCAGCGCGACATTGCCGATCTTTGTGCCACTGGGCCGCAGGTTGCGTTCGACGATGCGCAGCAGCGTCCATTCCAGCAATTTTACCTTGCCGTCGAACTTGATCAGCAATGCCATGTTCTCGCGCAGGGTGAGTACCCCCGGCGCGTCGAGCTGCTTCAGTGCCGGCATGGCGAGGTCGAGCAGCGGCAGGCGCTGGCCGGGGTCTAGCCGGAGCAGGGTATCCTCCAGCAGGTCCAGTTGCAGCGCGAGGCTCAGATCCAGGCGTGCCTTGATCTGTTCCAACTGGCGCGCGCGCAGGGCCGGCTCGCTGTCCAGCAGCAGGCCGTAGATCAATGCTTGCGCGCCCTCGCTATCGTGGGCAGCGCGGCGCAGGCGTTCGTCCAGGCGCTGCAGGGTGTTGCGGGCTTCCTGCAGGTGGACGACGGACGGTGCGCCGACGGCGGCGATCGCCACCGCTGCGGCATCCGGCTGGTAGGTCTGGCCGGTGACGGCAGCGGTCCAGGCTTCCTTGTCCATCAGTGCCACGTCCAGGCGCGGTTGGAATTTCGGGTAGTTGCCATCCCAGCCCGGCTCGACGCGACGGATGCGCTCCTTCAATGGCGGGTGGGTATCGAACCAGCTACTGCCCACACCGTCGCCGAAGTAGAGGTGGCTGAACTCCGCCGCGCGCGGCGCGCCGAGCAGCGCGCCGAGTGGGTTGCCGCCGATCTTTTTGAGGGCGCCAGCGATGGTCGACGGATCACGGGTGAACTGTACCGCCGAGGCATCGGCGAGAAACTCGCGCTGGCGGCTGACCGAGGCCTTGATCAACTGGCCGAAGAAGGTCCCGATGTAGCCCAGCACGTAGAGCACCACGCCGCAGCCGATCACCAGCAGTACCACGCTGCCGCCGTCCTTGCTGTTGCTGTTGCTGTTGCTGCTGCGGGAACTGATGCGAACTCCGCTGCTGGTCTCGCTCCAGCCGCGCAACAGGGTGCCGCCGATCAGCCCCAGCAGGAGCAGCCCGTGCAGCAGGGCGGTCAGGCGTGTGTTGAGCAGCATGTCGCCGTGGTGGATGTGGCTGAACTCATGGGCGATCACGCCCTGCAGTTCATTGCGTTCGAGTTGCTCGATGGCGCCTCGGGTGATGCCGATCACCGCATCGCGCGGGGTAAGGCCGGCAGCGAAGGCGTTGATCGAGCTGTCCTCCAGCACGTACACCGGTGGTACCGGCGACCCGGAGGCCAGGGCCATTTCCTCGACGACGTTGAGCAGGCGGCGCTCGTCGGCGTTGCTGGCACTGAGGTTGAGCAGGCGCCCGCCGAGAGCATCGGCCACCACCTTGCCGCCGGCGCTGAGCTGGATCTGCTTGTACAGCGCGCCTGAGGCGACCACGCCGACGATCACGGCAGCCACCGACAGGTACAGTTCCGGATCTGGCAGGGAGGTGCGCGAGGTCAGGTGTAGCGCCGGCTCGCCGAGGTGGCGCCAGAGCCAGCCCAGGGCGAGGCTGGTGATCGTCACCAGACAGATCACCGCGACACTCAGCAGCAGGACCAGACGCCCGGTCTGGCGCCGGGCGCGGTCCTGGTGTTCGAAGAAGTTCATCGAGCGTTCCGCGTCAGTGCATCAGAAAGCGACTTTCGGCGCGGCCTGGATTTCCTTGCTGTCTTCGAACTCCAGCAGGCTGGCGTCCCTGATATGGCCGTAGGTCCTGGCCAGGAAGTTGGCAGGGAAGGACTGGCGGTAGGTGTTGTACTCCATCACCGCGTCGTTGTAGGCCTGGCGGGCGAAGGCGACCTTGTTCTCGGTGCTGGACAGCTCCTCGCTGACCTGTTGCAGGTTCTGCGTGGCCTTGAGGTCGGGGTAGGCTTCCAGGGTGACGTTCAGGCGCCCCAGCGCGCCGCCCAGGGCGCTTTCCGCGCTGGCCAACTGGGCCATGCGCGCTGCATCGCCCGGCTGGCTGGCGGCGGCCTTGAGGCCCGCCACGGCGGCGTTGCGGGCGGAGATTACGGCTTCCAGGGTTTCCCGTTCGTGCTTGAG
The Pseudomonas triclosanedens DNA segment above includes these coding regions:
- a CDS encoding M48 family metallopeptidase, whose product is MNFFEHQDRARRQTGRLVLLLSVAVICLVTITSLALGWLWRHLGEPALHLTSRTSLPDPELYLSVAAVIVGVVASGALYKQIQLSAGGKVVADALGGRLLNLSASNADERRLLNVVEEMALASGSPVPPVYVLEDSSINAFAAGLTPRDAVIGITRGAIEQLERNELQGVIAHEFSHIHHGDMLLNTRLTALLHGLLLLGLIGGTLLRGWSETSSGVRISSRSSNSNSNSKDGGSVVLLVIGCGVVLYVLGYIGTFFGQLIKASVSRQREFLADASAVQFTRDPSTIAGALKKIGGNPLGALLGAPRAAEFSHLYFGDGVGSSWFDTHPPLKERIRRVEPGWDGNYPKFQPRLDVALMDKEAWTAAVTGQTYQPDAAAVAIAAVGAPSVVHLQEARNTLQRLDERLRRAAHDSEGAQALIYGLLLDSEPALRARQLEQIKARLDLSLALQLDLLEDTLLRLDPGQRLPLLDLAMPALKQLDAPGVLTLRENMALLIKFDGKVKLLEWTLLRIVERNLRPSGTKIGNVALADLADESATLLAFLARMGEAGHPETEQAFADAWNGLPFSPRALPAAGNLRDLEAALKRLEQLRPLQKPQLLKALARCVEHDGRISSGEAELMRAVADILDCPMPPLLAT
- a CDS encoding LemA family protein is translated as MSVSSIVILAIIAGAIYLLISVFNRLVSLRNRYQNAFSQIEVQLKRRYDLIPNLVETAKAYLKHERETLEAVISARNAAVAGLKAAASQPGDAARMAQLASAESALGGALGRLNVTLEAYPDLKATQNLQQVSEELSSTENKVAFARQAYNDAVMEYNTYRQSFPANFLARTYGHIRDASLLEFEDSKEIQAAPKVAF